A single region of the Arthrobacter sp. zg-Y820 genome encodes:
- a CDS encoding allantoate amidohydrolase: MVNTSSVNTLLSAIEDTGRDARRGGYSRPVYSAAELELREWFAAEAARRNLAVETDRNGILWAWWDLPGSDPTSPERRGALVTGSHLDSVPGGGAFDGPLGVASALAAVDLLQARENSGSLFRNRALAVAVFPEEEGSRFGVACLGSRLLAGTIDPRKALALRDADGNTFADVSRANGRDPDAMGRDDTVLGTIGDFVELHVEQGRGLNTEEFTDAAGRGPAVAVGGSVLGHGRWRFSISGQGNHAGTTLMADRADPMVAAAQLIVAVRQTASAQSGARATVGRLEPVPGGTNVIASRVDLWLDVRHPDDAVTAALVEKIHGQAQKIAAFEGCSVQLTEESYSGTVHFDPALQRSLEQSVARTVPGAPVLATGAGHDAGVLAARVPTGMLFVRNPSGISHSPEEYVEDGDAQLGVEALADVLQDLL; the protein is encoded by the coding sequence ATGGTGAATACATCGAGCGTCAACACCCTCCTGTCCGCCATCGAAGACACCGGCCGCGATGCCCGCCGCGGCGGCTATTCGCGTCCGGTCTATTCCGCTGCGGAACTGGAGCTGCGGGAGTGGTTCGCCGCAGAGGCGGCCCGCAGGAACCTGGCCGTGGAAACGGACCGCAACGGCATTCTCTGGGCCTGGTGGGACCTGCCCGGCAGTGACCCCACATCACCCGAGCGCCGGGGCGCCCTGGTCACCGGCTCCCACCTTGACTCCGTTCCCGGCGGCGGCGCCTTTGACGGCCCGCTCGGGGTGGCCAGCGCCCTGGCCGCCGTGGATCTCCTGCAGGCCCGGGAGAACAGCGGCAGCCTGTTCCGGAACCGTGCGCTCGCCGTCGCGGTGTTCCCGGAGGAGGAAGGTTCGCGGTTCGGCGTCGCCTGCCTCGGCTCCCGGCTGCTCGCCGGAACGATCGATCCGCGCAAGGCGCTGGCCCTGCGCGACGCCGACGGCAACACCTTCGCCGACGTCTCCCGTGCCAACGGCAGAGACCCCGATGCGATGGGCCGCGACGACACCGTGCTGGGCACCATCGGCGATTTTGTGGAACTGCACGTGGAGCAGGGCCGCGGCCTGAACACCGAAGAGTTCACCGACGCCGCCGGGCGCGGTCCGGCGGTCGCGGTGGGCGGGTCCGTCCTGGGCCACGGCCGCTGGCGGTTTTCCATCTCCGGGCAGGGCAACCATGCCGGCACCACCCTGATGGCAGACCGCGCCGACCCCATGGTCGCCGCCGCCCAGCTGATCGTGGCCGTGCGGCAGACCGCTTCCGCCCAGTCCGGTGCCCGCGCCACGGTGGGCCGGCTGGAACCGGTACCCGGAGGCACCAACGTCATTGCCTCGCGCGTGGATCTCTGGCTCGATGTCCGCCACCCGGACGACGCCGTGACGGCCGCCCTGGTGGAGAAGATCCACGGCCAGGCCCAGAAGATCGCCGCGTTTGAAGGCTGCAGCGTACAGCTGACTGAGGAATCCTACTCCGGCACCGTCCACTTCGACCCGGCCCTGCAGCGTTCCCTCGAGCAGTCCGTCGCGCGCACCGTTCCCGGAGCTCCGGTCCTCGCCACCGGCGCGGGGCACGACGCCGGAGTGCTGGCGGCCCGCGTGCCGACCGGCATGCTGTTTGTCCGGAACCCGTCGGGGATCAGCCATTCGCCGGAGGAGTACGTCGAGGACGGCGACGCCCAGCTGGGCGTGGAAGCCCTGGCCGACGTGCTGCAGGACCTGCTGTGA
- a CDS encoding GNAT family N-acetyltransferase, translated as MAAIHIAAWRAAYRGVMSDEYLDGLDSPRYADNWRRNILNPSEGTVHLVAQAGDEVVGFAVVGPATDNPEPGTGQVYAINLHPDWWANGIGSVLFAAAEETLISLGYDRACLWVEATNERAITFYTKRGWLDDGGTMQDTRFDPPVAERRHSRQLSRAE; from the coding sequence TTGGCCGCAATCCACATCGCGGCTTGGCGGGCCGCCTACCGGGGAGTGATGTCCGACGAATACCTCGACGGGCTGGACAGCCCCCGGTATGCAGACAACTGGCGTCGGAACATCCTCAATCCCAGCGAAGGAACAGTTCACCTGGTGGCGCAGGCCGGCGATGAGGTCGTCGGATTTGCGGTTGTGGGACCGGCCACGGACAACCCCGAGCCGGGCACCGGGCAGGTGTATGCCATCAACCTGCATCCCGACTGGTGGGCAAACGGCATAGGAAGCGTCCTTTTTGCCGCCGCCGAAGAAACGCTGATCTCGCTGGGATACGACAGAGCCTGTCTGTGGGTTGAAGCAACCAACGAGCGCGCCATCACCTTCTACACAAAGCGGGGATGGCTGGACGACGGCGGAACCATGCAAGACACCCGCTTCGATCCGCCCGTCGCCGAACGCCGCCACAGCCGTCAGCTGAGCCGGGCGGAGTGA
- a CDS encoding amidohydrolase family protein: MSPVSTLITNIGELSTQDYARGDQAAVLRDAAVVFEGERISWIGAARDAPAAEAVVDAGGRAGLPGWVDSHTHLVFAGDRGAEFEARMAGQSYAAGGIAVTTEATRAASDYDLTRLLLARVAEAAAGGTTYLETKTGYGLSVEEERRHARIASTVADQVTFLGAHLVPDGADAEDYTDLVCTDMLAAVLPYVQWADVFCEKGAFTEEQSRRVLRACRDAGLGLRVHGNQLGHGAGVRLAVEFGAASVDHVNYLSDDDVAALAGTWSGRDPGAGAGESGSEDSGPGTPGTVATCLPACDLSTRAPLADARRLLDAGVPVALASNCNPGTSNTSSMNFCVATAVLQMGLTVQEAVRAATFGGALALRRHTGKDRNGQRAVGSLAVGHRADLQLLNAPSAAHLAYRPGMPLTGSVWKAGVQVRR, from the coding sequence ATGAGCCCGGTTTCGACCCTGATCACCAACATCGGCGAACTCTCCACGCAGGACTATGCCCGGGGAGATCAGGCCGCCGTGCTCCGCGACGCGGCAGTGGTCTTCGAGGGGGAGCGGATCAGCTGGATCGGCGCCGCCCGGGACGCCCCGGCCGCCGAAGCAGTGGTTGACGCCGGAGGCCGGGCGGGGCTGCCCGGCTGGGTGGATTCGCACACGCACCTGGTCTTCGCCGGGGACCGCGGCGCCGAGTTCGAGGCCCGGATGGCCGGGCAGTCCTACGCCGCCGGCGGGATTGCCGTGACCACCGAGGCCACGCGTGCCGCCTCGGACTACGACCTGACCCGGCTGCTGCTGGCCCGGGTTGCCGAGGCCGCCGCCGGCGGCACCACCTATCTGGAGACCAAAACCGGGTACGGGCTGAGCGTGGAGGAGGAACGGCGGCACGCGCGGATCGCCTCCACCGTGGCGGACCAGGTCACCTTCCTGGGCGCGCACCTCGTGCCCGACGGCGCGGATGCCGAGGACTACACCGACCTGGTCTGCACGGACATGCTCGCCGCCGTGCTGCCCTATGTGCAGTGGGCGGACGTCTTCTGCGAAAAGGGCGCCTTCACCGAGGAGCAGTCACGCCGGGTGCTCCGCGCCTGCCGGGACGCCGGCCTCGGGCTGCGGGTGCACGGCAACCAGCTCGGCCACGGTGCCGGCGTGCGGCTGGCCGTGGAGTTCGGAGCGGCCAGCGTGGACCACGTGAACTACCTGTCCGACGACGACGTCGCGGCGCTCGCCGGGACCTGGTCCGGGCGGGATCCGGGTGCCGGAGCCGGGGAATCCGGATCCGAGGACTCCGGGCCCGGAACGCCCGGCACGGTGGCGACCTGTCTGCCGGCCTGCGACCTCTCCACCCGCGCACCGCTGGCCGACGCCCGCCGGCTGCTGGACGCCGGAGTGCCGGTGGCCCTGGCCTCGAACTGCAACCCGGGCACCTCCAACACCAGCTCGATGAACTTCTGCGTCGCCACCGCCGTGCTGCAGATGGGACTGACCGTGCAGGAAGCCGTCCGGGCTGCGACGTTCGGCGGTGCACTGGCGCTTCGCAGGCACACCGGCAAGGACCGGAACGGACAGCGGGCGGTGGGCTCGCTCGCCGTCGGGCACCGGGCGGATCTGCAGCTGCTCAACGCCCCCTCGGCCGCGCATCTGGCCTACCGGCCGGGCATGCCGCTGACCGGCAGCGTCTGGAAGGCCGGGGTTCAGGTGCGCCGCTGA
- the hutH gene encoding histidine ammonia-lyase codes for MSAETSVTLGTGPLTEAELVAVARQGAAVVLSAESAAAMQSSRSVIEELAADDKPHYGVSTGFGALAVKQIIPEQRRQLQRSLIRSHAASSGAEVDREVIRALMLNRLSTLATGRTGVRPVVAHAYAGLLNAGITPVVGEYGSLGCSGDLAPLSHCALALMGEGSVRTADGELTPAAQALAAAGLEPVELQEKEGLALINGTDGMLGMLTLAIADLRRLLATADLAAAMSVEGLLGSDAVFAADLQALRPQPGQAESAANIRAVLAGSVLIEEQKTGGFTRVQDAYSLRCAPQVHGAARSTLLHAETVAECERASAIDNPVVTLDGRLESNGNFHGAPVGYVLDFLAIAVADVASISERRTDRFLDRSRSHGLNAFLAFDPGVDSGHMIAQYTQAGIVSELKRLAVPASVDSIPSSAMQEDHVSMGWAAGLKLRRAVDGLTRVLAIELLTSARALDMRDGGVAISRSAPAVTAVRSALRAMVAGPGPDRYLAPEIEAARVLVADGSLLAAADSVLGRPLL; via the coding sequence GTGAGCGCAGAAACGTCAGTAACGCTGGGGACCGGCCCGCTGACCGAAGCGGAACTCGTCGCCGTCGCCCGGCAAGGGGCGGCAGTGGTGCTGTCCGCTGAGAGTGCTGCCGCCATGCAGTCCTCCCGGAGCGTCATCGAGGAACTGGCCGCTGATGACAAGCCCCATTACGGGGTGTCCACCGGGTTCGGTGCGCTGGCGGTGAAGCAGATCATTCCGGAACAGCGCCGGCAGCTGCAGCGCTCGCTGATCCGCAGCCACGCGGCGTCGTCGGGCGCCGAGGTGGACCGCGAGGTGATCCGCGCCCTGATGCTGAACCGGCTCTCCACCCTGGCCACCGGCCGCACGGGCGTCCGGCCCGTCGTCGCCCATGCCTATGCCGGGCTGCTGAATGCCGGGATCACGCCGGTGGTCGGCGAGTACGGCTCGCTGGGCTGCTCGGGCGACCTGGCGCCGCTTTCGCACTGCGCCCTGGCCCTGATGGGTGAGGGCAGCGTGCGCACGGCCGACGGCGAACTGACCCCGGCAGCGCAGGCCCTGGCCGCTGCCGGGCTGGAACCGGTGGAGCTGCAGGAGAAGGAGGGCCTGGCCCTGATCAACGGAACCGACGGCATGCTGGGCATGCTCACCCTGGCCATCGCCGACCTGCGCCGGCTGCTGGCCACCGCGGATCTGGCCGCGGCAATGAGCGTGGAGGGACTGCTGGGTTCCGACGCCGTGTTTGCCGCGGATTTGCAGGCCCTGCGCCCGCAGCCCGGCCAGGCCGAGTCGGCGGCGAACATCCGAGCGGTACTGGCCGGGTCGGTGCTGATCGAAGAACAGAAAACCGGCGGCTTCACCCGGGTGCAGGACGCCTATTCGCTGCGCTGCGCCCCGCAGGTGCACGGCGCCGCGCGGTCAACGCTTCTCCATGCCGAAACCGTTGCGGAGTGTGAGCGGGCCTCCGCCATCGACAACCCGGTGGTGACGCTGGACGGGCGGCTGGAGTCCAACGGCAATTTCCACGGCGCACCGGTCGGTTACGTGCTGGACTTCCTCGCCATCGCCGTCGCCGACGTCGCCTCCATAAGCGAGCGGCGCACCGACCGCTTCCTGGACCGCTCCCGCAGCCACGGCCTCAACGCCTTCCTGGCCTTCGATCCGGGCGTCGATTCGGGGCACATGATCGCCCAGTACACCCAGGCCGGCATCGTTTCCGAACTCAAGCGGCTGGCCGTGCCCGCCTCGGTGGATTCCATTCCGTCCTCGGCGATGCAGGAGGACCACGTGTCGATGGGCTGGGCGGCGGGCCTGAAGCTGCGCCGCGCCGTGGACGGCCTGACCCGGGTCCTGGCCATCGAGCTGCTGACCTCGGCGCGGGCGCTGGACATGCGCGACGGCGGCGTCGCCATCTCCCGCAGCGCTCCCGCGGTCACTGCGGTGCGCTCGGCGCTGCGGGCGATGGTCGCGGGACCGGGTCCGGACCGGTATTTGGCGCCGGAGATTGAGGCGGCACGGGTGCTGGTTGCCGACGGTTCGCTGCTGGCCGCTGCTGACTCGGTGCTGGGCCGGCCGCTACTCTAG
- a CDS encoding acylphosphatase has protein sequence MTPSDFASGFSAGSPGSPDPGRRLTARVTGEVQAVGFRYRTLQQATRLGLTGVVSNSSDGSVQVVAEGAPSAVDGLLEWLRSPAAPGIVTGVEESFSAATGEFPDFRTD, from the coding sequence ATGACGCCTTCGGATTTCGCTTCTGGTTTCTCCGCTGGTTCCCCCGGTTCTCCGGACCCGGGCCGGCGCCTGACCGCCAGGGTCACCGGCGAGGTGCAGGCGGTGGGCTTCCGCTACCGGACCCTGCAGCAGGCAACCCGGCTGGGGCTGACCGGTGTGGTGTCCAACAGCAGCGACGGGTCAGTGCAGGTGGTGGCCGAAGGGGCGCCGTCGGCGGTTGACGGGCTGCTGGAGTGGCTCCGGTCCCCCGCTGCCCCTGGAATCGTCACCGGGGTCGAGGAGTCGTTCTCCGCTGCCACCGGCGAGTTTCCGGATTTCCGCACGGACTGA
- a CDS encoding CPBP family intramembrane glutamic endopeptidase encodes MRAAFPSAPAEALDPRARKMLVFEILIVLGLSLGRSGVYAVVELLEKASKGPLEGQTTTLNPVLDESPWFDLTYQLLGIFFSLLPVALVLFLLTEPGKSAFRRLGFTFAKPVRDFALGFGLAAVIGAGTLGVYAAGRALGITTALVPAALDTYWWTLPVLILSALRHAVLEEVIVVGYLFIRLRQLGWGTPAIILTSALIRASYHLYQGIGPGIGNFLMGLLFGYAYTKTKRVMPLVIAHALVDIAGFVGFALFGSAIGIGD; translated from the coding sequence ATGCGCGCCGCCTTCCCCTCCGCCCCCGCCGAAGCCCTGGATCCGCGGGCACGGAAGATGCTCGTCTTCGAAATCCTCATTGTGCTGGGACTGTCGCTGGGCAGATCCGGGGTGTACGCCGTCGTCGAACTCCTGGAGAAGGCCTCCAAGGGCCCGCTGGAGGGGCAGACAACCACCCTGAATCCGGTGCTGGACGAGAGCCCCTGGTTCGATCTGACCTATCAGCTGCTGGGGATCTTCTTCTCGCTGCTGCCGGTGGCCCTGGTGCTGTTCCTGCTGACCGAACCGGGCAAGAGCGCGTTCCGGCGCCTGGGCTTCACCTTCGCCAAGCCGGTGCGCGACTTCGCGCTGGGTTTCGGGCTGGCCGCCGTCATCGGCGCCGGAACCCTGGGCGTGTACGCCGCGGGCCGGGCGCTGGGCATCACCACGGCGCTGGTGCCTGCCGCGCTGGACACCTACTGGTGGACCCTGCCGGTGCTGATCCTCTCCGCGCTGCGGCATGCGGTGCTGGAGGAGGTCATTGTGGTGGGCTACCTCTTTATCCGGCTGCGGCAGCTGGGCTGGGGCACCCCGGCGATCATCCTCACCAGCGCCCTGATCCGCGCCAGCTACCACCTGTACCAGGGGATCGGGCCCGGGATCGGGAACTTCCTGATGGGACTGCTCTTCGGCTACGCCTACACCAAAACGAAACGGGTGATGCCGCTGGTGATCGCGCACGCGCTGGTGGACATCGCCGGCTTTGTCGGGTTTGCCCTGTTCGGTTCGGCGATCGGCATCGGCGACTGA
- a CDS encoding urocanate hydratase: MATFSDPSRSIRAPRGTSLTAKSWQTEAPLRMLMNNLDAEVAERPEDLVVYGGTGRAARSWEAYDAIIRTLSTLENDETLLVQSGKPVGVFRTNEWAPRVLLANSNLVGDWATWPEFRRLEAEGLMMYGQMTAGSWIYIGTQGILQGTYETFGAVARKLCNDENATLAGTLTLTGGCGGMGGAQPLAVTLNGGAVLIVDVDETRLRRRAGKRYLHEVETDLDTAVAKVMAARAERRALSVGLVGNATEVFEELLRRHNAGEITVDIVTDQTSAHDPLSYLPAGIPVEQWQAAASADPEGFTKQARESMARQVAAMVGFQDAGAEVFDYGNSIRDEARQGGYDRAFDFPGFVPAYIRPLFCEGMGPFRWVALSGDPQDIAVTDAAIKELFPDNARLHRWFDAAAEHVEFEGLPARICWLGYGDRAKAGLLFNRLVAEGKVSAPIVIGRDHLDSGSVASPYRETEAMADGSDAVADWPLLNAMLNTASGATWVSIHHGGGVGIGRSIHAGQVSVADGTELAARKLERLLTNDPGTGVVRHADAGYQRATDVAAERGIRIPMAEGYPMAED; this comes from the coding sequence ATGGCTACTTTCTCCGATCCTTCCCGCAGCATCCGGGCACCGCGCGGCACCTCGCTGACCGCCAAGAGCTGGCAGACCGAGGCTCCGCTGCGCATGCTGATGAACAATCTGGACGCCGAAGTCGCCGAGCGCCCCGAGGACCTGGTGGTCTACGGCGGCACCGGCCGGGCCGCCCGCAGCTGGGAGGCCTACGACGCGATCATCCGGACCCTGTCCACGCTGGAGAATGACGAGACGCTGCTCGTCCAGTCCGGAAAACCGGTGGGCGTGTTCCGCACCAACGAATGGGCGCCGCGGGTCCTGCTCGCCAACTCGAACCTGGTGGGGGACTGGGCCACCTGGCCCGAGTTCCGGCGGCTCGAGGCCGAGGGCCTCATGATGTACGGGCAGATGACCGCCGGCTCGTGGATCTACATCGGCACCCAGGGCATCCTGCAGGGCACCTACGAAACCTTCGGCGCCGTCGCCCGCAAACTCTGCAACGACGAAAACGCCACCCTGGCCGGCACCCTGACGCTGACCGGCGGCTGCGGCGGCATGGGCGGCGCGCAGCCGCTGGCCGTGACGCTGAACGGGGGAGCGGTGCTGATTGTCGACGTCGACGAGACCCGCCTGCGCCGCCGCGCCGGCAAGCGCTACCTGCACGAGGTGGAAACCGACCTGGACACCGCCGTCGCCAAGGTCATGGCCGCCCGGGCCGAAAGGCGCGCCCTCTCGGTGGGCCTGGTGGGCAACGCCACCGAGGTGTTCGAGGAACTGCTGCGCCGGCACAACGCCGGCGAGATCACCGTGGACATCGTCACCGACCAGACCTCCGCCCACGACCCGCTGAGCTACCTGCCGGCAGGCATCCCGGTGGAGCAGTGGCAGGCGGCAGCCTCGGCCGACCCCGAAGGATTCACCAAGCAGGCGCGTGAATCGATGGCCCGCCAGGTGGCGGCCATGGTCGGCTTCCAGGATGCCGGCGCCGAGGTCTTCGACTACGGCAACTCGATCCGGGATGAGGCTCGCCAGGGCGGCTACGACCGTGCGTTCGACTTTCCGGGCTTCGTGCCCGCCTACATCCGCCCCCTGTTCTGCGAGGGTATGGGCCCCTTCCGCTGGGTGGCGCTCTCCGGCGACCCGCAGGACATCGCGGTCACCGACGCCGCCATCAAGGAACTCTTTCCGGACAACGCCCGCCTGCATCGCTGGTTCGACGCCGCCGCCGAGCACGTCGAGTTTGAGGGACTGCCGGCCCGGATCTGCTGGCTGGGCTACGGCGACCGCGCCAAGGCCGGACTGCTGTTCAACCGGCTCGTGGCGGAGGGCAAGGTTAGCGCGCCGATCGTGATTGGCCGCGACCACCTGGACTCCGGTTCAGTGGCTTCGCCCTACCGGGAAACCGAAGCCATGGCCGACGGCTCCGACGCCGTCGCCGACTGGCCGCTGCTGAACGCCATGCTGAACACCGCCTCCGGCGCCACCTGGGTCTCCATCCATCACGGCGGCGGGGTCGGCATCGGCCGCTCCATCCACGCCGGACAGGTTTCAGTGGCCGACGGAACCGAACTGGCTGCCCGGAAACTGGAACGGCTGCTGACCAACGACCCGGGCACCGGCGTCGTCCGCCACGCCGACGCCGGCTATCAGCGGGCCACCGACGTCGCCGCCGAGCGCGGCATCCGCATTCCGATGGCCGAAGGCTATCCGATGGCAGAAGATTAG
- a CDS encoding GNAT family protein has translation MSESAQTTDFHALQLWSGTLFSGRHIRFRELQDADLPELCSWWNNPFQSVLQQERTTLRPPEALASMFAAWSKNDAPSGFGYSIIDADGALAGHVSAWGLSVPERIATMAIIIGPDFQGRGIGREALQLALRLAFDELGAHKVELQTWSYNDRAIRLYSSLGFTIEGCRRAAVFHRGSFQDQILMGLLAEEYRAAPEPDDVGASTNQQEETAS, from the coding sequence ATGAGCGAATCGGCGCAGACAACTGACTTCCACGCCCTGCAGTTGTGGTCGGGCACCCTGTTTTCGGGCCGGCACATCCGTTTCCGCGAACTGCAGGACGCCGACCTTCCGGAACTGTGTTCCTGGTGGAACAACCCGTTCCAATCGGTGCTGCAGCAGGAGCGGACAACTCTGCGTCCTCCGGAAGCCCTCGCGTCAATGTTCGCCGCCTGGAGCAAGAACGACGCGCCATCGGGATTCGGCTACAGCATCATTGATGCGGACGGCGCACTGGCCGGGCACGTCAGCGCGTGGGGATTGTCGGTACCGGAACGCATCGCCACCATGGCCATCATCATCGGCCCGGATTTCCAGGGCCGGGGCATCGGCCGGGAAGCGCTGCAGCTGGCTCTCCGCCTGGCCTTCGATGAACTCGGCGCCCATAAGGTGGAATTGCAGACATGGTCCTACAACGACAGGGCAATCCGGCTGTACTCCTCCCTCGGGTTCACCATCGAAGGTTGCCGCCGCGCCGCCGTCTTCCACCGCGGCAGCTTCCAGGACCAGATCCTGATGGGACTCCTGGCCGAGGAATACCGTGCTGCACCGGAACCGGACGACGTGGGCGCATCCACCAACCAGCAGGAAGAAACCGCTTCGTGA
- a CDS encoding dihydrofolate reductase family protein: MGKIIYMLSCTLDGYINDASGEISWAVPDEAMVADVTADLAGVTTHLYGRRMYESMAGWETDPSLAAQSPESAAFAEVWKRARKVVFSRTLEDVWTERTRLERDLTVEAIDRAKAETAGDLLIEGPTVTAAAFRLGLVDMVSLMIYPVTVGAGTRVFPDGLRLSLRLLREQRFEKTGMVKVTYETDRS; the protein is encoded by the coding sequence ATGGGAAAAATCATCTACATGCTGTCCTGCACCCTGGACGGGTACATCAATGATGCTTCCGGGGAGATCTCCTGGGCCGTTCCGGACGAAGCCATGGTTGCGGACGTCACCGCGGACCTGGCCGGCGTGACGACGCATCTGTACGGGCGGCGGATGTACGAGAGCATGGCGGGCTGGGAAACCGATCCCTCCCTTGCCGCGCAGTCGCCGGAATCGGCTGCCTTTGCCGAGGTCTGGAAGCGGGCCCGGAAGGTGGTCTTTTCCCGGACGCTGGAGGACGTCTGGACGGAACGCACCCGGTTGGAACGCGACCTCACGGTGGAAGCCATCGACCGGGCGAAGGCCGAAACGGCCGGCGACCTCCTCATCGAAGGACCCACCGTGACCGCAGCCGCCTTCCGGCTGGGGCTGGTGGACATGGTGAGCCTGATGATTTATCCCGTGACTGTGGGCGCCGGCACCCGGGTGTTTCCCGACGGGCTGCGGCTGAGCCTGCGGCTGCTCCGCGAACAGCGCTTCGAGAAGACCGGCATGGTCAAGGTCACCTACGAAACGGACCGCTCCTGA
- a CDS encoding formimidoylglutamate deiminase yields MTRTLWCEQGWVNAAVADGVRLEVDDAGTVTSATPGTEPQPGDLQLPGVTFPAASNAHSHAFHRILRGRTHAGGAGSFWTWREQMYQAAGALTPELYEQLATAVFAEMVVTGFSSVAEFHYVHHRPDGSPYGADGSGEHAMERALARAAVAAGIRLTLLDTCYLAGGFDTPLTAEQQRFGDRDASAWLDRLGSLRTAVAAEFDPAQVSVGAALHSVRGVPEADLAVIAANLPADLPLHIHLSEQPAENEACLRATGLTPTMLLQRHGLIRPRLSAVHATHLSEEDITVLGNAGTTIVMCPTTEADLADGIGTAARLRATGARIALGTDQHAVVDPWLEMRALEHGERLASGERGRFAPADLHAAASDAGAHAQGRTSPGLEAGKVCDLMSVDPRSVRTAGSRPGQLALTATAADVIAVVVGGRVIAGNGKHATLGDPATLLSAAIAAVDAARDTTFEGIPQP; encoded by the coding sequence GTGACCCGGACCCTGTGGTGCGAGCAGGGCTGGGTGAACGCTGCCGTGGCGGACGGGGTCCGGCTGGAGGTTGACGACGCCGGCACGGTCACCTCGGCCACGCCGGGAACCGAGCCGCAGCCGGGAGACCTGCAGCTGCCCGGCGTCACCTTCCCGGCGGCGTCGAACGCGCACTCGCACGCCTTCCACCGGATCCTGCGCGGGCGCACCCACGCCGGCGGCGCGGGCAGCTTCTGGACCTGGCGGGAGCAGATGTACCAGGCGGCCGGCGCCCTGACGCCGGAGCTGTACGAGCAGCTGGCCACCGCGGTGTTTGCCGAGATGGTGGTCACCGGGTTCAGCTCCGTCGCCGAGTTCCACTATGTTCACCACCGGCCGGACGGCAGCCCCTACGGCGCCGACGGATCCGGGGAGCACGCCATGGAACGGGCGCTGGCGCGGGCCGCCGTCGCCGCCGGGATCCGGCTGACCCTGCTGGACACCTGCTACCTTGCAGGCGGCTTCGATACCCCGCTGACCGCCGAGCAGCAGCGCTTCGGCGACCGGGATGCGTCGGCTTGGCTGGACCGGCTCGGGTCGCTGCGGACCGCGGTCGCCGCTGAATTCGATCCGGCGCAGGTCAGCGTGGGGGCGGCGCTGCACTCAGTGCGCGGCGTCCCGGAAGCTGACCTGGCGGTGATCGCCGCAAACCTGCCGGCGGATCTGCCGCTGCACATCCACCTCTCCGAACAACCCGCCGAGAACGAAGCCTGCCTGCGGGCCACCGGCCTGACGCCCACCATGCTGCTGCAGCGGCACGGGCTCATCCGCCCGCGGCTCTCGGCGGTGCACGCCACCCATCTGAGCGAAGAGGACATCACCGTCCTCGGGAATGCGGGGACCACCATCGTCATGTGTCCCACCACCGAGGCCGATCTGGCCGACGGCATCGGCACGGCTGCACGGCTGCGGGCGACCGGCGCCCGGATCGCGCTGGGCACCGACCAGCACGCCGTCGTCGACCCCTGGCTGGAGATGCGCGCGCTGGAGCACGGCGAGCGGCTGGCTTCGGGGGAGCGCGGCCGCTTCGCCCCCGCCGACCTGCACGCCGCAGCGTCCGACGCCGGAGCACACGCCCAGGGCCGGACCAGCCCGGGGCTGGAAGCCGGAAAGGTCTGTGACCTCATGAGCGTGGATCCGCGCAGCGTCCGCACGGCCGGCTCCCGCCCCGGCCAGCTGGCGCTGACCGCCACCGCGGCGGACGTGATCGCCGTCGTCGTCGGCGGGCGCGTGATAGCCGGCAACGGAAAGCACGCCACCCTGGGCGACCCGGCCACCCTGCTCAGCGCAGCCATCGCCGCGGTCGACGCCGCCCGCGACACCACTTTCGAAGGAATCCCGCAGCCATGA